In a single window of the Arachis hypogaea cultivar Tifrunner chromosome 6, arahy.Tifrunner.gnm2.J5K5, whole genome shotgun sequence genome:
- the LOC112754157 gene encoding pollen receptor-like kinase 4, which produces MGLSGRIDVDTLFELSNLTSFSVIGNNFEGPMPEFKKIVWLRALFLSNNKFSGDIADDAFEGMKRLKKVYLEENELSGNINLCGKPMNKSCNADPNVTFDSPSPSPNAKNRRNLIIAITVVAAVVVASMLGLLFISGRRGWPTKSSKRLKSTPHKNHSAYYSAQSSVDVNDKKEEKGELNFVGEDRGKAFDLQGLLRASAEVLGSGSFGCTYKAMVVNNNSGNEEAVVVKRFRHMNNVGKHEFYDHMRRLGSLSHPNLLPLVAFHYTRQDKFLVYDFGHNHSLATHLHGRKNGCMLTWPTRLKIIKGVARGLAYLYTQFPNQKVPHGHLKSSNVILDAAFQPRLTEYGLVPVMNKSHAQKFMAAYKSPESSERTTEKTDVWCLGILILEVLTGKFPANYLRHGGKAENNADLATWVNTVVREEWSGEVFDEGIMGIKNGEGEMLKLLRIGMCCCEWDLESRWDLKEALAKIEEVKDIGEDNNNNINNSNSYSYVSEGDLHSRATTFTQDDFSFSIIAAT; this is translated from the exons ATGGGACTAAGTGGGAGAATTGATGTTGACACATTATTTGAGTTATCAAATTTGACAAGCTTCAGtgtcataggaaataactttgaGGGTCCAATGCCTGAATTCAAGAAGATTGTGTGGTTAAGAGCTTTGTTTCTTTCTAATAACAAATTCTCCGGTGACATTGCTGATGATGCTTTTGAGGGTATGAAAAGATTGAAGAAGGTGTACTTGGAAGAGAATGAGTTGAGTG GCAACATAAATCTATGTGGAAAGCCTATGAACAAGAGCTGCAACGCCGATCCTAACGTGACCTTTGACTccccttctccttctccaaaTGCAAAGAACCGCCGCAATCTTATAATTGCTATCACGGTGGTGGCCGCGGTTGTGGTTGCTTCAATGCTAGGACTTCTTTTCATCTCCGGCCGCCGCGGATGGCCCACGAAATCAAGCAAGAGGCTAAAATCAACACCCCATAAGAATCACTCAGCCTACTATAGTGCACAATCATCAGTTGATGTTAATgataagaaagaagagaagggagAGTTGAATTTTGTAGGGGAAGATAGAGGGAAAGCATTTGATTTGCAAGGGTTGCTTAGGGCTTCAGCTGAGGTACTTGGTAGTGGAAGTTTTGGTTGTACCTACAAAGCTATGGTTGTGAATAATAATAGTGGTAATGAAGAAGCAGTGGTTGTGAAAAGGTTTAGGCACATGAACAATGTTGGGAAACATGAGTTCTATGATCATATGAGAAGGCTTGGGAGTTTGTCACACCCTAATTTGCTCCCTCTTGTTGCATTCCACTATACAAGACAAGACAAGTTTTTGGTTTATGATTTTGGTCATAATCATAGCTTGGCTACTCATCTCCACG GTAGGAAAAATGGATGCATGCTAACTTGGCCAACTCGTTTAAAGATCATAAAAGGAGTGGCAAGGGGACTTGCATATCTCTACACACAATTTCCAAACCAAAAAGTCCCCCATGGCCATCTCAAATCCTCCAACGTCATCTTGGACGCGGCGTTCCAGCCGCGTCTAACGGAGTACGGCCTTGTCCCGGTGATGAACAAGAGCCATGCTCAGAAATTCATGGCAGCATATAAGTCTCCTGAGTCATCCGAGCGGACAACCGAGAAGACGGACGTGTGGTGTCTTGGCATCTTGATTCTAGAAGTGCTGACGGGGAAGTTCCCGGCGAACTATTTAAGGCATGGAGGGAAGGCTGAGAATAATGCTGACCTGGCAACTTGGGTGAACACGGTGGTGAGGGAAGAGTGGAGTGGAGAAGTGTTTGATGAGGGCATAATGGGAATTAAAAATGGTGAGGGTGAGATGTTGAAGCTTTTGAGGATTGGGATGTGTTGTTGTGAGTGGGATTTGGAGAGTAGGTGGGATTTGAAGGAGGCTTTGGCAAAGATTGAAGAGGTCAAGGACATTGgggaagataataataataatattaataattcaaATTCTTATTCTTATGTTAGTGAAGGAGATTTGCATTCTAGGGCTACTACTTTCACTCAAGACGATTTCTCTTTCTCAATTATTGCTGCTACTTGA